One part of the Brevinematales bacterium genome encodes these proteins:
- a CDS encoding adenylate/guanylate cyclase domain-containing protein: MKGSVVDKILKARELKNEKNIAVARLIFITVVVILDYLSFLGVISYTKITPTLTTLILDTSFFVFSIIVLMILLRKFYYNSLKFFVITLDYLIIAMMLIFDPTVPKEGNWPGMVASIFLFLLNLIRYSKSGTIYSGILSVALLTASSLNQGNATDLFPMIVSLLMMLFIGYSITASNKKMMVEANTKKMMERYLPPQLVGELYRQNASLEPGGKNQEVTILFSDIRSFTSISESMPAEEVVTLLNGYLSIMTDIIFTNNGTIDKFIGDAIMTTFGAPIKNDDDAFRAIKTAISMIRGLKEFNKNQTQLKNPLKVGIGIHTGEVIVGNIGSDRRLDYTVIGDNVNLSSRIEGLTKYYKCPILISESTYNQLHGENMSDVFFLREVDHVVVKGKTTGIRIFEVMCFDDDDERQAKKTIKEEFEKGLKLYQGLRFQEAIGQFKKLPEDELSELYVRRCEHYIKNPPEASWNGTHVLETK, from the coding sequence ATGAAAGGTTCGGTAGTCGATAAAATATTAAAAGCGCGCGAATTAAAGAATGAAAAGAATATCGCTGTCGCCCGCTTAATTTTTATCACCGTAGTTGTCATTCTGGATTATCTTTCGTTCCTAGGGGTAATTTCATATACTAAAATAACACCTACCTTAACTACTTTAATCCTGGATACTTCATTTTTTGTATTCTCAATAATTGTCCTGATGATTTTATTAAGAAAATTCTATTACAATTCTTTGAAATTCTTTGTGATTACTCTGGATTATTTGATTATTGCGATGATGCTCATATTCGATCCTACTGTCCCTAAAGAAGGAAACTGGCCGGGAATGGTGGCGTCGATATTTCTATTTTTATTAAATCTGATCCGGTATTCTAAGAGCGGAACAATCTATTCAGGAATTCTCTCCGTTGCTCTTCTGACAGCATCAAGCCTCAATCAGGGAAATGCAACTGATTTATTCCCTATGATAGTGAGCTTACTGATGATGCTGTTTATCGGGTATTCGATAACCGCGTCGAATAAGAAAATGATGGTGGAAGCCAACACTAAAAAAATGATGGAACGGTACTTGCCTCCTCAATTAGTCGGTGAGCTATACCGGCAAAATGCCAGCTTGGAGCCGGGCGGTAAAAATCAAGAAGTTACCATACTATTTTCTGATATCAGGTCATTTACCTCTATATCCGAATCTATGCCCGCCGAGGAAGTGGTCACATTACTTAACGGTTATTTATCTATTATGACGGACATTATTTTTACGAATAACGGCACGATCGATAAATTTATCGGCGACGCCATTATGACGACATTCGGCGCCCCGATAAAAAATGACGACGATGCATTTCGGGCGATAAAAACTGCGATATCAATGATTCGGGGATTAAAAGAGTTCAATAAAAACCAGACTCAACTAAAGAACCCTTTAAAGGTAGGCATCGGTATCCATACGGGCGAAGTGATAGTGGGAAATATCGGCTCCGATAGACGTCTCGATTACACAGTGATTGGCGACAATGTTAACCTATCGTCGCGTATCGAGGGACTGACCAAGTATTACAAATGCCCCATCCTGATATCCGAATCTACTTATAATCAGCTCCACGGTGAAAATATGAGCGATGTTTTCTTTTTACGGGAAGTCGATCATGTAGTGGTAAAAGGAAAAACGACCGGTATAAGAATTTTCGAGGTGATGTGTTTCGATGATGATGATGAGAGGCAAGCCAAGAAAACAATCAAAGAAGAATTCGAAAAAGGGCTAAAATTATATCAGGGGCTGAGATTTCAGGAGGCCATCGGCCAATTTAAAAAACTCCCGGAAGATGAACTTTCCGAGCTCTATGTAAGAAGATGTGAACACTATATAAAAAATCCGCCCGAAGCATCATGGAACGGGACTCATGTTCTGGAAACAAAATAA
- a CDS encoding TraR/DksA family transcriptional regulator — MTQEKLKHYEKKLLAMQDEILTNIIGETSDEENPFQVDGDLADKAEAFSSVAISEGLSTTQKETLELIRKALQRIKNGNFGSCLACNIEIETERLEAIPYAETCKKHMSETRYR, encoded by the coding sequence ATGACACAAGAAAAATTAAAGCACTACGAAAAAAAACTCCTTGCAATGCAGGATGAAATCCTTACCAATATAATCGGCGAAACCTCCGATGAGGAAAACCCGTTTCAGGTAGACGGCGACCTTGCCGATAAAGCGGAAGCATTCAGTTCTGTCGCGATCAGCGAAGGATTGAGCACCACCCAGAAAGAGACCCTTGAGCTGATCCGTAAAGCGCTTCAGCGTATTAAGAACGGTAATTTCGGCAGCTGTCTCGCATGCAATATCGAAATCGAGACCGAGCGTCTTGAGGCGATACCTTATGCCGAAACCTGTAAAAAGCACATGTCGGAAACACGATATCGATAA